A window of the Citrus sinensis cultivar Valencia sweet orange chromosome 9, DVS_A1.0, whole genome shotgun sequence genome harbors these coding sequences:
- the LOC127899896 gene encoding uncharacterized protein LOC127899896, with protein sequence MEVNSLSKFAVRGQWDNIVQAYENNPMSREAKLTNLETQLYTLQQQLGKPILYIRLGGNHGRKYIKRVLRIRFVLRIQNAKGNAALHDFIWLQLLGMKQCATARPQKIANSSLFATMTVRLHSFWQPFMAIWMHFFASVLLTKQKITVSIAFQIMRAYPDLVNSVNENGLTRLHILASKPTAFKRGSRLGLFDRIIHYYKTKGEANDEESPECNRSISFSKNDDKCGQFFPPNYAACFLFFWLLMKALPIVLGLGNWRIKIITEKKETAHMGLSSHE encoded by the exons ATGGAGGTGAACAGCTTGTCCAAATTTGCCGTGAGAGGCCAATGGGATAACATTGTGCAGGCCTATGAGAACAATCCCATGTCTCGAGAGGCCAAACTAACAAATCTGGAGACACAGCTTTACACATTGCAGCAGCAGCTGGGCAAaccaatattatatatcagACTTGGTGGAAACCACGGGAGAAAATACATCAAACGTGTTCTGAGAATACGTTTTGTTCTGAGAATACAAAATGCTAAAGGCAACGCTGCTCTTCATGACTTCATCTGGCTGCAGCTCTTGGGAATGAAGCAATGTGCCACTGCACGGCCTCAAAAGATCGCGAACTCATCTCTGTTCGCAACAATGACAGTGAGACTCCACTCTTTTTGGCAGCCCTTCATGGCAATATGGATGCATTTCTTTGCCTCCGTTCTTTTAACCAAGCAAAAGATAACCGTCA GTATAGCATTTCAGATAATGCGCGCCTACCCAGATCTTGTAAACTCTGTGAATGAGAATGGACTAACTCGACTTCATATTCTAGCTAGTAAGCCTACTGCATTCAAGAGGGGTAGCCGCCTTGGGCTCTTTGATCGTATCATCCACTACT ataAAACAAAGGGTGAGGCAAATGATGAAGAAAGTCCTGAATGTAATAGAAGCATAAGCTTCTCAAAGAATGATGACAAATGTGGTCAGTTTTTTCCACCAAACTATGCTGCatgttttctgtttttctgGCTGCTGATGAAGGCTTTGCCAATTGTTCTTGGACTAG GGAATTGGAGGATAAAGATTATCACAGAGAAAAAAGAGACAGCACACATGGGCTTATCAAGTCATGAATGA